The Anas acuta chromosome 1, bAnaAcu1.1, whole genome shotgun sequence genome segment caaagtagtCTGTTCAAGAGCCAAGAAAACAAATAGAGCCTGCAAAAGCAAATAACCTAGCTCCTAGCTGGAAGCAGCACTCCCGAGAGTTCACATCACGAAGCAATTACTGTGCTGTGCAACACCACCATCTTCAGGAAATGGTCAAAGCACACAAATACAGCAGCACTTCAGTACCTAACTACAAAAAGGCAAGGAAGGCATTAGCCAAGAATAACATGTGCACTTCAAGTTTTGCTCAGGTTCAGAAAGCAGCGCAATTCCCTAATCAGCGACACAACGCTGCAAAGAAATTTTGGAAAACGGAATGTTGATTGCTGATCCCCTAAGAAAAGGGCACTGCTCAACCAGAAAAGGCATTTACTTTATGATCGTTTCAGTGTAtcacttccttttccttcaggaGATAAATAGGTAGAAAATAATTCAGGAACTATATGCAAGGATGCCTACAGCAGAACAGCAAGCAAATGAAACACACCGTGCAAAGTGAttaacaggaacaaaaaatcacacacacacgtatatatacacacacaacatCACCATTTATCCCAAAGAGCTAAAGGATTTCATAATGTATATAAGCTCAATCCACTCAAATAGACATTTGTGGGATACGACAGGAGCTATTTAGACAACTGATGTATAGTGCTCTACAGCAAAGACGAGAAGAGCTTTGATCTGGAACACAAGAACAACTACTCTAAGTAAACTATCTGTGCTTGAACTAGGAGTTTCATCCAAAAGAAATCACAGACCTACACCACCTCCCATTCGTTCTGTAAGATTAGCATGCATAAAAGTTGGGGCCCACTTATTGAGTAGCTACAACAGCATTAAACATTAATATCTAAGCAGCATGAAATACTAGAGAGATTTCATCCTGGATGCTTATACAACTAACCACAGCAAAACTAAGTAGCTATTTCAAAATAGCTGTTCCCAAAGATACTTCTTTTGAAGTAAGGAGTACACAAATAGACAGCTATTCCATCACACTGGCTACCAAACTTCATTCCAGGATGACTTCTCCATACAGATATGCCCTAAAACGGCAAGTCTTATcttttcacttatttatttttcaaaaatgaagtCATTTCTGTAGACTCATCTGCCTTTGTGCAACCCCCTACCTGGCAGATGCTATCTCTAGAAGCCCAGCAAGATGAGATTCTGCTGACTACAGGAGACAGCTCACAGTTCCGAGGAAGTGAACTTGCACAGGCAAATAATCAGCACTGATTCACACATCCCTCTCAAAGATTAAGCCACTGGTCTGTGTGATCCTGTTTGAATCCAAAAGGCTTCACGGAAGATCTGCAGTCTGAGAGGTCATGGTCTGGGTTATTCCTTCACTGTGAACAACTTTCCTCTTATAATCACTAAGCACAATATTGACATAGCAAAAGGAGCACTGTAATTCTGTTTTGACTCGCAGCTGTACATGGCAGTTGGATCAATAAGTGCACTGAGAAAGGCTATTAAAACTAAACAAAGGTACACAGCTTCAAGCAAGCCAAACAAGAAACTAGTTTCATTTTCTATATTGCGTGGCTTACATtatcttctatttttctctttgaaaatatgTCATAGTTAcactgaattgaaaaaaaaaatgattttgtaaagTACCGTTTCAATGCCAACCGCACCACAATCTTCCCAAATACCCATTGTTTTACTTCAGCATGTTAATAGAGGCAAAATGATAATGATTGATTTTTAACACTCCTAACACCAGGAAGAACCCTACCAAGAAGCCCAGAACACAACCCCACACAGCTGCACCTCGCAGGATAAGCAAGCTCGAGAGATCTATGCAGTTATGGAAGAGTTACGTATGTAAGTGACAGACTGCCTGCTCACTGTACTTGTATCCGTACATGTTGAATACTGTTTTGGTATCTTGTCATATCTTATCTTGTTATAATATTGACCTTTTTCCCTTTCGACTGGGGAAAAATGCATCAAATGGTAATGAACTTCTAGGTAAGTAGCTGACTCATCATCTAACTACATGAATAGAAATCCCAGACTGTTTTCCAGGCTGATGATGTgacatgaaaatggaaaattgatCGCTACTGCTCTTGTTCTCAAAGCTCAAGAACACAGGTATCAATATACCACCAACAAATATACCTTCTTCTCTCTCATGCAatctgcctgggctgcttccAGGCGGGCTCTGAAGTGTTCACAATCCATTTTTAACTGCTCTagttcctcctcctttttctccatgCCTGTGatagaataaattaaataaaggaaataataagTTACGACCAACTggcttgcattaaaaaaaaccCGAATCCACTAAATGCAGATGCGTTAAATATTTGCTTGTGTTAGACCACCTCCTAGTGGCTAAAGTGACATACAGCAATCTGCCACATAGCTCCTACAAAATCTAAATGGACAAGATGTTTCTGATTCAAAACagggaaagactgaaagaaacacATCTATCTACTAAATACTGTGTGCTGATAAAACACCATTCTGGAACCGAGCTCCAGACCCCCagggattttttaaaatgtagtcaattttctacttttttggTCTCACAATCTGTCTGGTATCTTCAATGAATTCAGTGAATACAgagaaaatctaaaaaaaaaagagtaccaAGGTCATTCAAAAGTGATTGGTTCAATATGCAACGTACAAATTATGTGAATAGTAAGAATGTTGTGCAGCTatttcaagtatttaaaaaataatagttataaagcatttaaaaaaatggtaaaCCATTTTAACATTGTCAGTGACAAATTTTATCACTGACTCCCTTTAAAAAATGAGTCTCTGATGTCATCACGTCACGTAAGACACATGCATTTCACATTACAATTTAGGTGCTTTATTTTAGTGAATGGAAATCAAGTTCAAAGCACTATATTTTGAAATAccaatatctttaaaaaaatcaccctgaaggttatttttaacaattaCTGAGGTTTATATAGAgatatagtattttattttaaaaaccatGGTTCTGAGGGGTTGgtatttatactgaaaaaaaaaacaaaaaacgggAAACACATTTAAGTAATTCCAGGCAGTAACTGtatctactgtatttttttattagcttAAAAACAAGTTACACGCCACTTCAAGCACCACACCCTTGAGTATGAATGTTCAGTTTATAGCTTAGCACACTTTATGTACTTCGCCTTATACGTGGTCAATATTTTTGAATGTGTTTACCAATCAGCATATCATATTAAACCATAAAAAGATAACGTGAAAAATACAGCCCTTACTATCCAAAGAGGTTGGATTCTGGCATTTTGTTTACTAATTCTACattttttggaaataaattcctttatttttgtcctAAGGGACAAAATATTATAATCTCAAATACACACACATTGCTTTGAGTAGCAGCTATAAACGAAGATAATTTAGCTACATACAGCTTTTCTAAAAAGGTGGAACATATTTCCCTCAGCTCTTGTGTGACTCTAAGCCACCTCACTAAGATTTTTTAACAGAAACCACAGAGGCAAGGAAAGGGTCCACTCCTAAGAAATAGATATGTGCCAGGGCACGTTCTCCAAGCATTCAATTCTTTTCAACCTGCAACTCAAGggaaaatcattaaaatgaaaggaattgATTGAATTTTTGAGGAACTACTCAAGTTAATGGTAGGAAACCTTCTCTTCCCTGAAGTGAAGAAAGTCCAGTCCCACACACCTATTACCATGTGAATGTGGGTCTTAAGTGCTTGAGGGAAAGGCATCTTGAGTcagagcagggctctgctcatCAATGCAAGAACCTCTTCATCCTTGCCAAGTACATGCAGTGGAACCAACCCCCAGGGAAACCCTCTGGCTCTAGAAGGAAAGGGGCTCTCCAGAATGAAAAGAATCAACTCCTGCCTATGGGAGGATGGATCCACCCTGAATTCAGcaacagcacagccagcaggcacACAGACACTGCATCCTTCACTGCTGGACTTCAAAGGACCTGGAACCAAAACTGAGCCAGGAGAAAGGGAATGCCATTAACTACTGTGTGTCAATACAGCACTACACCTTATCTTTTAACGTCCTCCAGATAAAAGGGGAAGTATTATACTCTATAGAGTATCGTGATGTTTTACGTCAAGGGAAATGAGGCTTAGGTCCACcctatatgaaaaaaaaaaaaaaaaaaggtagtgtTTTAAGTTGATAAAAAGAAACCTACTTCTAGCTATGTCTTGTTCCTGGAAATTCCCTCTGTTATGTCCAATCAACTCTCCCAGCTGTGTACTCCTCTGCTCTGGAGTGAATTCAAGGTTGAATGCACCAGTCCCAACATTTGACAGCCCCTTACCACACAGCAGTTTAATGAATGCCAGAATAAACACCAGGCATTTTGCTGGCACCAAACAccaccacagctgtgctgctcacCGCCAGCACACCATGGTCATGCCAGCACAACAGGGAAGTCTCACCAGTTCTCCCACTGCTTGCAAGTCCCAGCCCTCTAGTAAAAAAGTTCCTTCCCTCTGGAGACTAAAATCTTGAAGCTGACACTGTCTACTTCATGCAAGTGAAGAGGAAGCTTTCACTAGCAACTTGGATGagcaaaaaatatgaatatatgaatGACATCTTTATACACGCAGGAAATATATATTACAACTGCAGTAGTAAACCTCATTTTGGGAAGAAGTGACGTTTTTCTCTATGAGTAACAGCAGACTCACAAGCAGGCTTTGGGCAGGACAAAATAAGTGGCACATTTCAGCCCAGGTGGGCTCATTCTCATCCATGCTATAGGTCACACCAGGGTGTTTTCTAGAACAGAGATCTGCTCTCAAAGCTCTGGCAAATGGAGAACTGAGTACAATCACAATGAACGCCAACAAGCGATGTAATTCCAAGActgccagcagctgtgctggtgtCCCTGTGACGTCCCATCTTCCGTGAACCAAATCTTCCCCTCAGCATGCTTCCGCCACTACAGAGGGGGAGGCAGAGTGGAGTAGCAAAAATCACTTGACTTGTCCAACTGTAGTGCAAAAGAgtggcaaaagactgaataaaTATTCAAACCACATCATTAATTGGAAGGGAAGTCTCTGTTGTGGGGATATACGTGAGATAATCTGAAGCTGACTCAGCTTCGGGCCTACAAGGCCGAAGAGCCTACAGAGTACTGGCTAGCCAgcaaaacatttggaaaaaagctttaaaatccCTGTGCCAACACCACAAGCCTACAGCTAGAAGTCCCTGACACTGTCACCCTGATCTGTGGCACAAGGAGCGTAACAATCAGTGAGAAATCTCCACActgagcactgaaaaaaatgggtAAATCAAGGGTCTGACTAGATGAGGATCTTGAATCCTTAACCCAACTGGAAACAGTCCTTGATGTTGTACAACAACACAGACCATTTCCAGAACCTACATCACTTCTTATGACATGGATGATGTCCTGAGTGGCAGCAAGAGGGACAGGTGGCACAGTCTCCTCATCTCTATTGGTATTTGATGGCATGGAAAAATCCTTCCAAAGAGTGGATCATGGAGACAGCTGGAAACTCGGCCTCAATATACTACTTGGTATCAGATGGGCCTTCAGGCTGTATCTCATTCTTTGGAggagaaaaggatgaaaagTATTGGCACTAAGGTTCTGCCAGTGACTGCAGCAAGTCATAATGCTTAGCATACAGTTCTGAAGAGGAGGAACCGCTGGAGAACACGAGCATTTGAGCCACAATGTTTTCTAGGTATTCCACTGTAGTTCTCTCTAAGAAAGCTCGGTAAAGAATTAGTTAATTGTAGAAAAGCAACCCGAAGCCAAAGGATCCTAAGAAAAGTGGTTCCACATTTGTCTGACACCAAGACGTCATTTCAGAAGGCCTTCTGAATGTGGACACCCACACCAGGAGGTAGGGACGTGCTAGACAGATCCTCCTTGGCCTGGCTGCTTGGGTGTTTGAGGGAGTCCCACACAGCAGGAGTCAAGAACAGACTCAGCACCAAGACAGACTTCTTAGTCAGACTTTGCAAATTAACCTTCGATTAATCACTTAATATTCCAGAAGATACACCCTTTCTAATCTGTTTGAATACTTGTCCCATGTCTTTTCAGACAAAAGCGATTCCTAGGAGAACGAGTGAATTGTATTGCTGCACGTAAGCTACATGCTAGGCACGGATCTGGCTCAGATTTGGTCCTGATGTCATGTTGGAAGTGATTTAGTTGttggaaaaataatgcaaagagAATTAACACAGAACAAACGGACTCTGGGGACAGCAGTAAAAAGACTTTTGCAATAGTGTCtccaatgtttttattattattatacttaCGGCCataaaaaatatacaagcaAAACCCAAGACAAActagatataaaaatattacctCTTCAGTCAGATTTAACTTCTTATCTGCTGcaattcatcatttttattattttggtttttgtttttcatctcagAAGACGTTTTGAAAAACAGAGTACTTACCTCTTCTCTCAAAGAagaattactttctttttttttttttttttttggatacaGCTTCCTTTACTGCTGAATTAAGTATGTTTTTGtccacagcaaaatatttttaaagattaatttGACATAAGTCTAATTATTTCTAACGTAGTTTCTAATTTTCCTCATTACAATCACATCAATTTAATGAGGCAGTCATTGAACATTATAGTTTAATCTGGATTACCTCAACAAACTCTGTAACCATTCAAAAACCAGTTTATTCTAAGTAGTTTTGACAGAAACTGCAACATGGTACCACTCACTTGACTCAACAGCATCCAGTTTCTGGAATGTCCACAAGATATCCCCATTTAATATTTTGGGCAAGAAATCCCGCAATTGCATAACCTCAGTTGTCAGCCTTTCCAAATCACTCCTTCTAACCTTAACGAAGTCCTCTTTGGTCTCAGCCTTctgaaattgggaaaaaaacaaacaaacaaacaacaaagacaacacacacacaaaaaccataCCCACAGAACACCACAAAAACCCTCCAACCAACAACAAAGACACCACTACTGCTCTGCAGTACTCCTTCTCTCTCAGACAAAAAGATTGTTCTGTAtcacagcatttcagaaattcgtaacctgattttaaaaaggaacTAGCCagtaataatttaaaacaagacTCTGGAATAGAAACTCTACGACTGTAATCTAATTTTTGCCACTCTGGCCTGAAGGAAACCATATTACTTCTCTTCATGTTTCTTCACCTAAAATGTGTGCAAGGTCCCTCAGAACGTTGCAAAAATTAACATTCACATGTTTGAAACTGTTAACAGATGTACATATGCTGAGCTATTGTTTTGAGacaattgtttttgttgtaaaGCATACGCTataactgtttttaattaactcAAGTATTTGCAAGATCTTCAGTCACCTTTGCTAAATTACCACAgctctttcagaagaaattatgtttttcaaaataattcacCTTTTGCAAGGAGCAAAAACAATTTGCAATCTAACCCCATATAGGAGTGACTCAATCCCAagtaaatacaagaaaaacGTTTACTAATTTCCCCTTGTGCCAAGCTACTCCTCTGAAATAACTTCAATTTTGAAATCCAAGAGAACATGCATTAATTTTAAGACGATACAGAAATTTCTGTATAAAAACTCCTAAACTCCAGGTGTCTCGCTCATAGCATTCAGACagtttttatttccaatataggcagcacagccccccacagcacccagcgACCagcacaaaatggcggcggctccccccttcccccgccGCCCTCCGCGCTACCTGCGCGTCCCCCTCGAGGCCCGCGCGGCGCCGCATGGCAGGGCGCGTGACGTCACGCCCAGGTCCCCGTGACGTCACCGGGGAGGAATAAAACCTTATTTGGGCAGGGCGCgggaagagggagggggaaggaaggaaggggggggaaggttggctggaggaagcagcagcagcgcgaTGACGCCAGAGGGAAGCGCCGGGacgggcagggctgtgctgggccgGCAGCGTGCGGGCAGAGCcgggctgggctgtgcagggcagggcagagccgggcTGAGCCATGGCTCCCGCCGCCGTGCCGGCGCCTGAGGTGCAGTTCGCGCAGCGCCTGGCCGCCAACGAGAAGCGCATCCGCGACCGCGCCGTCAAGAAGCTGCGGGGCTACATCAGCGGCCGCACGCAGCGCCCCGACGGtactgggggggagggggggaaaagaggggggggctcagctcacttgttatttttttttccccttttattcttttttagtTTATGTATTTGTTAATTTAGGGGTCTGCTGGCCCACGTGGAGCCCCGCGTGGCTGCCCAGACCTGCCTAGACACCAAGAGCTCAGCTGGAAGGCGCATTGCAACCTAAATCCTTGCAGAGGCGCTGAGGAACGTgttgtttcttccctttccgGCTAATATTTGAGCTATTAGCCGTGTTTAACAGAGGGAGGAACACACAAGAGCAGCCTTACTGCGTTAGGCCAGCAGCTCATCCCGTTTCTGGCAGTCACCATAGACCTAGGGGATGCTTACGGATCAGTAATTGCAAGCCCATGTACATGGCTATTCCCCCTACATATTTCCAAAGCTTCCATCTGTTTTTAGCTCTGGAGACGTCCTATGCTGGATATGACATCCATATATTCCATACGTCTCTGCACATCTTACCACAAAGCACAAATTCCTCTGGAGTTTGTGGAAGTAGCCGGCCAGGTGGAGAGGAGCACCCTAACTGAGGGAAGTGGTTGCATATTCGGCTAATGCCTTAAAATTTTAGGAAACTAACACGGGGAAACCACGAGCTGGAGTGTCAGCCTTTTG includes the following:
- the HSF2BP gene encoding heat shock factor 2-binding protein isoform X8 gives rise to the protein MKRSNMVSFRPEWQKLDYSRRVSIPESCFKLLLASSFLKSGYEFLKCCDTEQSFCLREKEYCRAVVVSLLLVGGFLWCSVGMVFVCVLSLLFVCLFFSQFQKAETKEDFVKVRRSDLERLTTEVMQLRDFLPKILNGDILWTFQKLDAVESNVAALACGREFLVTSSRELLDTMVHLLGDMKPGLCTKFKVLMLMSLYNVSINLKGLKYISESPGFIPLLWWLLNDPDTEVCLHVLRLLQSMILEPEVLAKSASEMRDTLPFQRIIALTKSRNADLQALAKELLEDLKILEYEA
- the HSF2BP gene encoding heat shock factor 2-binding protein isoform X5 translates to MKRSNMVSFRPEWQKLDYSRRVSIPESCFKLLLASSFLKSGYEFLKCCDTEQSFCLREKEYCRAVVVSLLLVGGFLWCSVGMVFVCVLSLLFVCLFFSQFQKAETKEDFVKVRRSDLERLTTEVMQLRDFLPKILNGDILWTFQKLDAVESSMEKKEEELEQLKMDCEHFRARLEAAQADCMREKKEKLDLRQHLHEAKQQLLQQAEYCTEMGAAVCTLLWGVSSNEEAVKTILGGSKAAKFFTITAQTMESFVKSLSEDMKQQDLDSDENQFVLALAGIVTNVAALACGREFLVTSSRELLDTMVHLLGDMKPGLCTKFKVYCTAAQMFCVKGRAGEYRWKDG
- the HSF2BP gene encoding heat shock factor 2-binding protein isoform X4 codes for the protein MKRSNMVSFRPEWQKLDYSRRVSIPESCFKLLLASSFLKSGYEFLKCCDTEQSFCLREKEYCRAVVVSLLLVGGFLWCSVGMVFVCVLSLLFVCLFFSQFQKAETKEDFVKVRRSDLERLTTEVMQLRDFLPKILNGDILWTFQKLDAVESSMEKKEEELEQLKMDCEHFRARLEAAQADCMREKKEKLDLRQHLHEAKQQLLQQAEYCTEMGAAVCTLLWGVSSNEEAVKTILGGSKAAKFFTITAQTMESFVKSLSEDMKQQDLDSDENQFVLALAGIVTNVAALACGREFLVTSSRELLDTMVHLLGDMKPGLCTKFKVLMLMSLYNVSINLKGLKYISESPGFIPLLWWLLNA